A window of Candidatus Gorgyraea atricola contains these coding sequences:
- the ftsW gene encoding putative lipid II flippase FtsW yields MKKEANTLLIIATILICAGIVMVYSSSSYHAYEKFYDSAYYLKKHIFHFIVGLVLAGIALKFDYRKLRKYARPLLGASIAILVLVLLPGIGHEAGGARRWIRFGFLGFQPSELAGLCLIIYLADALDRKQERIRSFYYGLMPLLMASGLLVFLVLLQPDLGSAVALLIVAILMLFVGGMNIIQIIPFAISAVPIFYFLIWRVPYRLKRIVGYLDPWSRAEDAGFQIVQSFLALGSGGIFGLGLGCSRQKLFYLPQAHTDFIFSIIGEELGLIGTLGIVFLFGLLVWQGMQIAIKASDLFSKFLAMGITMNIGLKAIINIAVSTGAIPTKGLPLPFISYGGTALIFNMVGVALLLSIANK; encoded by the coding sequence ATGAAAAAAGAAGCCAATACCCTTTTAATAATAGCAACGATTCTTATATGCGCTGGCATTGTCATGGTCTATTCCTCGTCGAGCTACCACGCGTACGAGAAGTTTTATGACAGCGCCTATTATTTAAAGAAGCATATATTCCATTTTATAGTGGGACTAGTGCTCGCAGGGATCGCGCTCAAGTTTGATTATAGGAAATTGAGAAAATATGCAAGGCCTTTGCTTGGCGCGTCTATAGCGATCCTTGTGCTTGTGCTTTTGCCTGGTATCGGCCATGAGGCAGGCGGCGCAAGAAGATGGATCAGGTTCGGGTTTTTAGGATTCCAGCCATCTGAGCTTGCAGGACTTTGTTTGATTATTTATTTGGCTGATGCCCTGGATAGAAAGCAGGAGCGTATCAGGAGTTTTTATTATGGTTTAATGCCGTTACTAATGGCATCAGGGCTATTGGTTTTTTTAGTGCTGTTACAACCTGATCTGGGAAGCGCAGTCGCGCTTTTAATAGTAGCCATCCTCATGCTCTTTGTAGGAGGCATGAACATAATCCAGATCATACCGTTTGCCATTAGCGCGGTGCCGATATTTTATTTTTTGATATGGAGAGTCCCTTATAGATTAAAGCGTATAGTGGGTTATCTTGACCCGTGGAGCAGGGCAGAGGATGCCGGGTTCCAGATAGTGCAATCTTTTTTAGCGCTTGGTTCAGGCGGTATTTTTGGCTTGGGGCTGGGGTGTTCGAGGCAAAAACTCTTTTATCTTCCACAGGCGCATACAGATTTTATATTTTCCATAATAGGGGAGGAGTTGGGCCTCATAGGTACGCTTGGCATAGTGTTTCTTTTTGGTCTACTTGTCTGGCAGGGTATGCAGATCGCTATAAAGGCGAGTGATCTATTTTCAAAATTTCTCGCAATGGGCATTACAATGAATATAGGGTTAAAGGCGATCATAAATATAGCGGTTTCAACAGGCGCCATACCCACAAAGGGTTTGCCTTTGCCATTTATCAGTTACGGAGGCACCGCGCTTATCTTTAACATGGTAGGAGTAGCACTCTTACTAAGCATCGCCAACAAGTAA
- the murG gene encoding undecaprenyldiphospho-muramoylpentapeptide beta-N-acetylglucosaminyltransferase → MRIMIVAGGTGGHLFPAIRLGEELLLRGYNEVSFVTSSRKRDKEILKKECATLPIIPLQSKTPWAILNFIIRLFAGTIKALFLLLRLRPGVVVGFGGYVTGPIVLLSALLGKKTIIHEQNVYPGKANRMLAGFVDKIAVSFPETLNYLKRFESKIIISGNLLRQELKKNQPTKNSFTILAMGGSQGAHALNRLIPEAIALVDEKKKPLLEMIHITGYKDEERVRRLYTDKGINNKVFSFTEDIARLYSECDFVIGRSGAMTVSELSYLGKPSILIPYPHGNGHQRLNAKVLGDKGDAILLEEEGLRPEHLRDAIMKFMNKDTLKEMSARAKSSSAVDACDTLIKAVIE, encoded by the coding sequence ATGAGAATAATGATTGTTGCGGGAGGGACTGGCGGGCATTTATTTCCAGCTATCAGGCTGGGCGAGGAGCTCCTCTTGCGCGGCTATAATGAGGTGAGCTTTGTAACATCGTCTCGTAAGCGCGACAAAGAGATCTTGAAAAAGGAGTGCGCGACACTGCCTATAATTCCGCTTCAGTCAAAAACTCCTTGGGCTATTTTAAATTTTATAATCCGCCTTTTTGCTGGCACCATAAAGGCATTATTTTTACTTTTGCGCTTAAGGCCAGGGGTAGTAGTGGGTTTTGGCGGATATGTGACAGGGCCAATAGTTTTGCTGTCAGCATTGCTTGGGAAAAAGACCATTATACACGAGCAGAATGTCTATCCTGGAAAGGCAAATAGGATGTTAGCTGGTTTTGTTGATAAGATCGCTGTGAGCTTTCCAGAGACCCTGAATTATTTAAAGAGATTCGAATCAAAGATCATTATTTCAGGAAATCTTCTTCGGCAAGAGTTAAAAAAAAATCAGCCCACGAAGAACAGCTTTACAATACTTGCAATGGGTGGCAGTCAGGGCGCCCATGCATTGAATAGACTTATACCAGAGGCAATTGCCTTAGTGGATGAGAAAAAAAAGCCTTTACTGGAAATGATCCATATCACAGGGTACAAGGACGAGGAAAGAGTAAGGCGCCTGTATACCGATAAAGGGATAAACAATAAAGTCTTTTCTTTTACAGAAGATATTGCCAGGCTTTATAGTGAATGTGATTTTGTGATCGGCCGTTCAGGCGCCATGACTGTATCAGAATTATCATATCTTGGTAAGCCATCAATATTGATACCGTATCCGCATGGAAATGGTCACCAGCGGCTCAATGCAAAGGTCTTGGGGGACAAGGGCGATGCCATTTTGCTTGAAGAAGAAGGGCTTAGGCCTGAACATTTGCGTGACGCGATAATGAAATTTATGAATAAAGATACGCTTAAGGAAATGTCTGCGAGAGCAAAAAGCAGTAGTGCTGTAGATGCGTGCGATACGTTGATCAAGGCGGTGATTGAATGA
- the murC gene encoding UDP-N-acetylmuramate--L-alanine ligase: MKEKLHFVGIGGAGMSGLAEVFHSQGYSVQGSDIKKTRVTDRLQARGIRVIEGHSAENVNGATKVIYSSCITDANAEIQEARRRNIPIVRRIEAVNIIAQAKDLIAISGAHGKTTTTSLVAYLLISAGLDPTVFIGADVGFLDGNARCGQGKMVITEADESDGSFLLLKPFYSVSTNIDKEHMDYYSSMNEVLASYKRFIENTEDQGCAFICIDDDNLRKIARESSKRIVRYGFSKDADIVAEEVELLGLEGSRFDFIFKGKKLGKMEIPLIGRHNVLNCIAAIGVAMELGVDFSFIKDSIKAFKGAERRFIVTRLDSDVLVVDDYAHHPTEIKATLKVLEDSGKRIVAVFQPHRYSRTKYLKEQFGECFDLADHLVITDIYSAHEAPIEGVSALDLCESAKRHGHKNVYFIEKQNVLKHLMDVVKPGDAIFVLGAGDIDELPEKIIRNFTLL, translated from the coding sequence ATGAAGGAAAAGCTTCATTTTGTAGGAATAGGCGGCGCTGGCATGAGCGGGCTTGCAGAAGTTTTTCATTCTCAGGGTTATAGCGTGCAGGGCTCTGATATAAAAAAGACAAGGGTTACAGACAGACTTCAGGCCAGAGGCATACGAGTTATAGAAGGCCATTCTGCTGAAAATGTAAATGGCGCGACCAAGGTTATTTATTCTTCATGCATAACAGATGCTAATGCCGAGATCCAGGAGGCGAGGCGCAGAAATATCCCTATAGTACGTCGCATAGAGGCCGTGAATATTATTGCGCAGGCCAAGGATCTAATAGCAATTTCAGGCGCGCATGGAAAGACCACTACGACTTCTCTTGTAGCGTATCTTTTGATTTCAGCAGGACTGGATCCCACAGTATTTATAGGCGCTGATGTGGGTTTTCTTGATGGCAATGCCCGCTGCGGCCAGGGCAAGATGGTTATTACAGAGGCAGATGAATCAGATGGCTCATTTCTTTTGCTTAAGCCATTTTATAGCGTGAGTACCAATATTGACAAAGAGCATATGGATTATTATTCCTCAATGAATGAGGTGTTGGCCTCATACAAAAGGTTTATAGAAAATACAGAGGATCAAGGCTGCGCCTTTATTTGCATCGATGATGATAATTTAAGAAAGATCGCCAGGGAGAGTTCTAAGAGAATAGTTCGATACGGTTTTTCTAAGGATGCTGATATAGTCGCAGAAGAAGTGGAACTTTTGGGCCTGGAAGGCTCCAGATTTGATTTTATATTTAAGGGTAAGAAGCTTGGTAAAATGGAGATACCTTTAATAGGCAGGCATAATGTCCTGAACTGTATTGCGGCAATTGGCGTTGCAATGGAGCTGGGCGTGGATTTTTCTTTTATAAAAGACTCGATCAAGGCATTTAAGGGCGCTGAGAGAAGATTTATAGTAACGCGTCTCGATTCAGATGTCCTTGTGGTAGATGACTATGCCCATCATCCCACAGAGATAAAGGCTACATTAAAGGTGCTTGAGGATTCTGGCAAACGGATCGTGGCCGTGTTTCAACCACATAGATATTCCAGGACAAAATATCTCAAGGAACAGTTCGGTGAGTGTTTTGATCTGGCGGATCATTTGGTGATTACAGATATATATTCAGCGCACGAGGCGCCCATAGAGGGTGTAAGCGCGCTAGACCTGTGCGAGAGCGCAAAAAGGCACGGCCATAAGAATGTATACTTTATCGAGAAGCAAAATGTACTGAAGCATCTTATGGACGTCGTGAAGCCTGGGGACGCAATATTTGTCCTTGGTGCGGGTGATATAGACGAGCTACCTGAAAA